The sequence below is a genomic window from SAR324 cluster bacterium.
TAATGGCCAAAGCCGTGGAGTGCGAGTTTGGAGTTCGCCACCAGTGGCTGCTCAGTGGTCAAGGGACCAAGTGGTACAACGCCTGGGAAGGCCTGAGACCCAGTGAGCGATGGTTGCTAAAGATGCTCAGTCGGCAGGATCATTTCTCGTTGGTTGTGCAGGTTGAGCTACCCCTCAATCTGGCTGTCAGTTTTTTTCAGCAGGAGTTGCTGAGATTACAGCAGGAGTTGGTGGCTCAACAGTTGGGCCGGCATATAGTGATGAAAGAACTCTATGACTGGCAGCAGAATATTGCTCTTTGGCTTAGAGGGGACTGGCGGGATCTTCGGCAGGAGTTAAGCCAGAACAGTGATATGTCAACTGAAGTGAACAGCGCAGCCCCCGGTCTAGAGGAACAAAGTTCACCGAGGCAGTGGCAGACAGCCCGCTACTACTACATGGATATCACGGTGATGGAGGAGACTAAGCGGCCTTCTCTAGAGGCAGTAGAGTTCGGCATTGAACTGGACCGAGCTTGGATCGATGATCGGCGTCAACAACTGCACGAGCGTTGGTATGCACTCAGTGATATGGTTCAGAAGTGTCTTAAAGAAGACGAGTCTGGTTGGCTAAGCATGGAGTAGAGTATTCGATGGTTCAGCTTAATCAACACAAGAAATCAAAG
It includes:
- a CDS encoding helix-turn-helix transcriptional regulator, whose protein sequence is MARPRFKPEPQLLPETKRLALLIEELGISRREFARRLGMSPSGLGALFQRAATVSVVMAKAVECEFGVRHQWLLSGQGTKWYNAWEGLRPSERWLLKMLSRQDHFSLVVQVELPLNLAVSFFQQELLRLQQELVAQQLGRHIVMKELYDWQQNIALWLRGDWRDLRQELSQNSDMSTEVNSAAPGLEEQSSPRQWQTARYYYMDITVMEETKRPSLEAVEFGIELDRAWIDDRRQQLHERWYALSDMVQKCLKEDESGWLSME